Proteins co-encoded in one Ralstonia sp. RRA genomic window:
- a CDS encoding cold-shock protein — protein sequence METGIVKWFNDSKGFGFITPDAGGNDLFAHFSEVQGNGFKSLQEGQKVSFVSGVGQKGPVATKIAAI from the coding sequence ATGGAAACCGGTATCGTCAAGTGGTTCAACGACTCCAAGGGCTTCGGCTTCATCACTCCTGATGCAGGCGGCAATGATCTGTTTGCTCATTTCTCTGAAGTTCAGGGCAATGGGTTCAAGTCGCTTCAAGAAGGGCAGAAGGTGAGCTTTGTGTCGGGCGTAGGCCAGAAGGGCCCCGTCGCGACCAAGATTGCAGCGATCTGA
- a CDS encoding isochorismatase codes for MNQVPSPYTVSVYPIEQEPGVWFATYLISEYCDGMERILANVSMRHNVHGTEALARHAARLAGSAAIARLAPRHRN; via the coding sequence TTGAACCAAGTCCCATCCCCCTATACGGTGTCCGTGTACCCGATTGAGCAAGAACCAGGCGTCTGGTTTGCCACTTATCTCATCAGTGAATACTGCGATGGCATGGAACGCATCCTCGCCAACGTCTCGATGCGCCACAACGTACACGGCACGGAAGCACTCGCAAGACATGCTGCCCGGCTTGCAGGAAGCGCCGCCATTGCACGTCTGGCACCTCGTCACAGGAACTGA
- a CDS encoding SDR family oxidoreductase, whose protein sequence is MVLLANKTAIVTGASSGIGREVAKMFAKEGASVVLVARRAALLDALVDEIADVGGKAVALAGDVRDERCAKHAVELAVGRFGGLDVAFNNAATMGALGSVTDITLDGWHDTLEINLTSAFLGAKYQIPALLARPHGSLIFTSSFVGYTVGFPGMAAYSASKAALVGLTRTLAAEYGPSGLRANVLMPGGTDTEMGREAASTPEQKAFVESIHALKRMAHPEEIAKSALYLASDLSSFVTGTTLLVEGGVSITRT, encoded by the coding sequence ATGGTGCTTCTCGCTAACAAGACTGCGATCGTGACAGGCGCCAGCTCGGGTATCGGTCGTGAGGTGGCAAAGATGTTTGCGAAGGAAGGTGCGAGCGTCGTTCTGGTTGCGCGCCGCGCGGCGTTGCTCGACGCGCTGGTTGACGAGATTGCCGACGTCGGCGGCAAGGCGGTCGCACTGGCGGGCGACGTGAGGGACGAGCGTTGCGCGAAGCACGCTGTTGAGTTGGCCGTCGGCCGTTTCGGCGGGCTTGATGTGGCGTTCAACAACGCCGCGACAATGGGGGCGCTCGGCAGCGTCACCGACATCACGCTGGACGGCTGGCACGACACGCTCGAGATCAACCTGACGAGCGCGTTCCTCGGCGCGAAATATCAGATTCCAGCCCTGCTCGCGCGCCCGCACGGCTCGCTGATCTTCACGTCATCGTTCGTCGGCTATACGGTCGGCTTTCCAGGAATGGCCGCGTATTCCGCGAGCAAGGCTGCGCTCGTGGGTCTGACGCGCACGCTCGCCGCCGAGTACGGTCCGTCTGGCTTGCGCGCCAATGTGCTGATGCCGGGCGGCACCGACACCGAGATGGGGCGGGAGGCAGCCAGCACGCCGGAGCAGAAAGCGTTTGTCGAAAGCATCCACGCACTCAAACGGATGGCCCATCCAGAAGAGATCGCCAAGTCGGCGCTGTATCTTGCGTCCGATCTGTCGAGCTTCGTGACGGGTACAACGTTGCTCGTCGAGGGCGGTGTCTCAATCACTCGCACTTGA
- a CDS encoding MerR family transcriptional regulator, which yields MRISELANRSGVSARMLRHYDRIGLVSPSGRTEAGYREYSQADAWRLFQVESLRSLGLGLAEVREALSQQAPRPDALIDTLMARSRERLAAEQALLARLAAVSAASPEDWSAVLDVVQLLKGLDSTHALERQRAAFDAASSDAPLAELIANALLQEQEPNVAGALSWALGRAEGSGAGVLGAALQQADPAVRERAVLALAKLDGADAVEALRVALLDPAEHVRYRAARVLGEWSVRDAIPLLIEQVLVGVHDVEAADALADLAEDPAIAKHVVERFEAAISDGSADVQARVRICQALAEIDGTAPALLALLAADPDPAVVRTAGYVIGMRSGALA from the coding sequence ATGCGCATCAGCGAGTTGGCCAATCGCTCCGGCGTCAGCGCGCGCATGCTGCGGCACTACGACAGGATCGGGCTGGTCAGCCCGTCCGGGCGGACAGAAGCGGGATACCGCGAGTACTCGCAAGCCGATGCCTGGCGCCTGTTCCAAGTGGAAAGCCTGCGCTCGCTGGGTCTTGGGCTTGCTGAGGTGCGCGAGGCGCTCAGCCAACAAGCCCCCCGCCCCGATGCGCTCATTGACACGCTGATGGCGCGCAGTCGCGAGCGCCTGGCCGCAGAGCAAGCGCTGCTTGCCCGGCTGGCCGCCGTGTCCGCCGCCTCCCCCGAAGATTGGTCAGCCGTGCTTGACGTCGTGCAGTTGCTGAAAGGACTGGACTCGACGCATGCGCTTGAGCGGCAGCGTGCTGCGTTTGATGCCGCCTCCAGCGATGCCCCGCTGGCAGAACTCATCGCCAACGCCCTGCTCCAGGAGCAAGAGCCGAATGTCGCGGGGGCGCTGTCCTGGGCGTTGGGAAGAGCCGAAGGCAGCGGCGCCGGCGTACTCGGTGCAGCGCTTCAACAAGCGGACCCGGCCGTGCGCGAACGGGCCGTGCTCGCGTTGGCGAAACTGGATGGCGCCGATGCAGTGGAAGCGTTGCGCGTCGCGCTGCTCGACCCTGCGGAGCACGTGCGGTACCGCGCTGCGCGGGTGCTTGGCGAATGGAGCGTACGCGACGCCATTCCCCTGCTGATCGAACAGGTTCTCGTCGGGGTTCACGATGTCGAAGCGGCCGATGCGTTGGCCGATCTGGCGGAAGACCCCGCGATCGCGAAACACGTTGTGGAGCGGTTTGAAGCGGCGATTTCGGATGGGTCGGCCGATGTTCAGGCGCGTGTACGCATTTGTCAGGCGCTTGCGGAAATCGATGGCACGGCGCCGGCGCTGCTTGCCCTGCTGGCTGCCGATCCCGATCCGGCGGTAGTGCGCACTGCGGGTTATGTGATTGGCATGCGTAGCGGCGCGCTGGCGTAG
- the istA gene encoding IS21 family transposase, translating to MIDVAILSIIRRWHLRDQIPLREIARRLGISRNTVRRYLRADTTAPAYPARQSPSKLDGHAAKLSAWLKTEANKPRKQRRTLKQIHTDLCALGFTGSYDRVAAFARRWRQEQQEQARTSGRGTFIPLRFAEGEAFQFDWSEDWAVIAGERTKLQVAQFKLSHSRAFFLRAYLLQTHEMLFDAHHHAFVAWGGIPRRGIYDNMKTAVDRVRLGKLRDVNLRFSTMVSHYLFDAEFCNPASGWEKGQIEKNVQDSRHRIWQRIPAFGSLAALNDWLADQCVRLWQQTRHPELDMTLWEAWSLERPHLMPVGQPFDGFVEHTKRVSPTCLVTFERNRYSVPASFANRPISLRVYANRLVFVAEGQVIAEHVRHIDRSHLPGRTIYDWHHYLAVLQRKPGALRNGAPFAELPEGFRRLQSTLLKRPGGDREMVEILALVLLHDEQAVLTAVELALEAGAPSKQTILNILSRLLEGEPVAPITSPQALALHVEPQANVGRYDSLRDREVHHAA from the coding sequence GTGATCGACGTGGCCATACTGAGCATCATTCGACGCTGGCATCTTCGCGACCAGATCCCGCTGCGCGAGATCGCCAGACGCCTGGGCATCTCCAGGAACACGGTCAGGCGCTATCTGCGCGCTGACACCACGGCACCGGCCTATCCTGCACGGCAGAGTCCGAGCAAGCTCGACGGCCATGCCGCCAAGCTCTCCGCTTGGCTCAAGACCGAGGCCAACAAGCCACGCAAGCAACGGCGCACACTCAAGCAGATCCACACTGATCTGTGTGCCTTGGGCTTCACCGGCTCCTACGATCGCGTTGCCGCATTCGCTCGCCGCTGGCGCCAGGAGCAACAGGAGCAAGCCCGCACGTCGGGGCGAGGCACCTTTATCCCACTGCGCTTCGCAGAGGGTGAGGCCTTCCAGTTCGACTGGAGCGAGGACTGGGCGGTCATCGCCGGCGAGCGCACCAAGCTGCAAGTGGCTCAGTTCAAGCTCAGCCACAGCCGCGCATTCTTCCTGCGCGCGTATCTGCTGCAGACCCACGAGATGCTGTTCGATGCCCATCACCACGCCTTTGTGGCCTGGGGCGGTATCCCGCGTCGCGGCATCTACGACAACATGAAGACCGCCGTGGATCGCGTGCGCCTGGGCAAGTTGCGTGACGTCAACTTGCGCTTCAGCACCATGGTCAGCCACTACCTGTTCGACGCCGAGTTCTGTAACCCGGCCTCGGGCTGGGAGAAGGGGCAGATAGAGAAGAACGTGCAGGACAGCCGTCACCGCATCTGGCAACGCATCCCTGCATTCGGCTCTCTGGCGGCACTTAATGACTGGCTGGCCGACCAGTGCGTACGGCTGTGGCAGCAGACCCGCCATCCTGAGCTGGACATGACCCTCTGGGAGGCCTGGTCGCTGGAGCGGCCACACCTGATGCCCGTGGGGCAGCCGTTCGATGGCTTTGTGGAGCACACCAAGCGCGTCTCACCAACCTGCCTGGTGACCTTCGAGCGCAACCGCTACAGCGTACCGGCGTCGTTTGCCAACCGGCCCATCAGTCTGCGCGTCTATGCCAATCGGCTCGTGTTCGTGGCCGAAGGCCAGGTGATTGCCGAGCACGTGCGGCACATCGACCGTAGCCATCTTCCGGGGCGCACAATCTATGACTGGCACCACTACCTCGCGGTGCTGCAGCGTAAGCCCGGTGCGCTGCGTAACGGCGCACCGTTCGCCGAACTGCCAGAGGGCTTCCGACGCCTGCAATCCACACTGCTCAAACGCCCTGGTGGCGATCGCGAGATGGTCGAGATCCTGGCGCTGGTGCTGTTGCACGACGAACAGGCCGTGCTCACTGCGGTGGAGCTCGCACTGGAGGCGGGTGCCCCGTCCAAGCAAACCATCCTGAACATCCTCAGCCGCCTCCTGGAAGGCGAGCCCGTGGCACCGATCACCTCACCACAGGCACTGGCGCTGCACGTCGAACCGCAGGCCAACGTCGGCCGCTACGACAGCTTGCGAGATCGGGAGGTGCATCATGCAGCATGA
- a CDS encoding zinc-dependent alcohol dehydrogenase family protein, giving the protein MARVVRFHQHGGPEVLRIEHVEVPPPGQGEVQIRVKALGLNRAEALLRAGSYIEQPTFPSGLGLEAAGVVEAVGAGVTAFVPGDAVSIVPPQSMVRWPAYGELVTFPAALVVKHPPSLSWEAAAAVWMPYLTAYGALIDIAKLGPGDFVAVTAASSSVGLAAIQVANRVGATPIAITRTSAKAPALLAAGAAHVVATAEEDLAARLQEIAGPTGVRVVLDAIGGPIFEPLSAAMSPGGILIEYGGLSPEPTPFPLFAVLSKTLTLRGYLVHEITGNPAKLEAAKAFVLDGLASGALQPTIARTFAFDEIVAAHRFLESNAQFGKIVVTV; this is encoded by the coding sequence ATGGCACGCGTTGTCCGTTTTCATCAGCATGGGGGGCCGGAGGTCCTGCGCATCGAACACGTCGAGGTTCCGCCGCCGGGCCAAGGCGAGGTGCAGATCCGCGTGAAAGCGTTGGGGCTCAATCGGGCCGAGGCGTTGCTGCGTGCGGGGTCGTATATCGAGCAGCCGACGTTTCCTTCGGGGCTCGGGTTGGAGGCGGCGGGTGTGGTTGAAGCGGTGGGGGCTGGTGTAACGGCGTTTGTGCCAGGCGATGCCGTCAGCATCGTGCCGCCGCAGTCGATGGTGCGCTGGCCTGCGTACGGCGAGTTGGTGACGTTTCCTGCCGCGCTTGTGGTCAAGCATCCACCGTCGCTCAGTTGGGAGGCAGCCGCTGCGGTCTGGATGCCGTATCTCACCGCCTATGGCGCGCTGATCGACATTGCCAAGCTTGGCCCAGGGGATTTTGTGGCCGTGACGGCGGCATCCAGCAGTGTCGGGCTGGCGGCCATCCAGGTCGCGAACAGAGTCGGCGCAACCCCCATCGCAATCACGCGGACCTCAGCCAAGGCCCCCGCCCTGCTTGCCGCAGGCGCCGCCCATGTGGTGGCGACAGCGGAGGAGGATCTCGCAGCGCGGCTGCAGGAGATTGCCGGTCCGACAGGTGTGCGGGTGGTGCTGGACGCAATCGGCGGCCCGATCTTTGAGCCGCTCTCGGCGGCGATGTCGCCCGGCGGCATTCTCATCGAATACGGCGGCCTGAGTCCGGAGCCAACGCCCTTCCCCTTGTTTGCCGTGCTGAGCAAGACCCTGACGCTGCGGGGCTATCTCGTGCACGAGATCACCGGCAACCCAGCAAAGCTTGAAGCTGCGAAGGCATTCGTCCTCGACGGGCTGGCTTCGGGGGCGCTTCAGCCAACCATCGCCAGGACCTTTGCGTTTGACGAGATCGTTGCGGCGCACCGTTTTCTTGAGTCGAATGCGCAGTTCGGCAAGATCGTCGTGACGGTTTGA